One Streptomyces formicae genomic window, GCGGGGACTTCAGGACTGGCAGTCCGGCGGCCACGAGTGGCACCTGCGCTCCAGCAGGTACATGAACGAGGGCGCGCTGGACACCGCGGGACCGGGCGGCCCCACCGGCATCGGCACGTCGGCCGCCGACGTGGGCGCGCTGCTCGCCGCCGCGGGCGCGGAGCGGCTGCGCTCCTTCACCCACGTGCCGTACGAGCGGGTGGGCCCGTCCCGGGTGCCGGACATCCCCATGCCGTTCGAGGTCACGCTCAACCCGGGCCTGGCCGGGGCTCGGCGCCGGATCACCGCCTGGGCGCACGCGACGGGCATCCTGGCGGAGGGCGTCTGGGACGAGGACAAGCTCGACGCCTACGACCTGCCGCTGTGTGCCGCGGGCATCGACCCGGACGCCACCGAGGAGGCGCTCGACCTCAGCTCCCAGTGGCTGGTCTGGGGCACCTACGCGGACGACTACTACCCCCTGGTCTTCGGCCACGGCCGCGCCTTCGCCGCCGCGAAGGCGTGCACCGAGCGCCTCTCGGCGTGCATGCCGCTGGAGGGCGTGCCGACGACCGCGCCCGCGAACGCCCTGGAGCGGGGCCTCGTCGACCTGTGGCGGCGTACGACAGAGGGCATGCCCCCGGGGCGGCGGCGGCCGCTGCGGGACTCCGTGGAGGTGATGCTGGAGAGCTGGCTGTGGGAACTCTCCAACCAGTTGCAGAACCGTATCCCCGATCCGGTCGACTACCTGGAGATGCGCCGCGCCACCTTCGGCAGCGACCTCACCATGCGCCTGTGCCACATGGAGCACGGGCCCGCCGTGCCCGAGGAGATCTACCGCAGCGGCCCGGTCCGCTCCCTGGAGAACGCCGCCGCCGACTACGCGATGCTCATGAACGACATCTTCTCGTACCAGAAGGAGATCGAGTACGAGGGCGAGATCCACAACGGCATCCTGGTCGTACGGAACTTCTTCGGCTGCGACTACCCGACGGCGCTGCGCGTCGTGCATGACCTCATGACCCAGCGCATGCGGCAGTTCGAGCACGTCGTGGCACATGAACTGCCCGTCCTGTACGCGGACTTCGAGCTGACGGACGAGGCCAAGGGCGCCCTGAACGGTCACGTGGCCCACCTGCGGAACTGGATGGCGGGCATCCTCAAGTGGCACCAGGACTGTCGGCGCTACGGCGCCCGGGATCTGGCGCGGCGGGCGCACGGCTTCGTGCCGGGCCGGGTGCCGAGGGTCCCCTCGATCGCGGGCCTGCGCTGACCGGGCCCGCGCTGACCGGGCCCGCGCTGACCTTAGTCACAAGAGCCCCACCAGCCCTATGAGCCCCACCGGCCACGCCGGTGGGGCTCGTTCGGATGGTTTCATCCGGAATGCTGGATTCGTGGAACTTCGGTGAGGCGTGAGGAGTCCTCTGAAGTGAAGGCGGCCTTCTACCGGCCGTGACATGGGGGATGAACACGGGGGTGTTCGATCGTGACCGACATCATTGACCACATCGCAGACCGCATCACGGACCGACTGCTCGGCGACGAGCCCGAGCCCGGGGCGGCGGCCCTTGCCGACGGCGAACTGGTGCCGTTCGTAGCGCCGTTGACCGTCCCGCCGGTGCTGCGGCCCGACTCCGCGGACGTGCGCGAGGAGACGGAGATCGCGCTGCGCCCCGCCTGGGTGCGCCTGCACCCGCAGCTGCCACCGACGCTGATGTGGGGATACGACGGCTCGGTGCCGGGCCCGACCATCGAGGTGCGCCGCGGACAGCGCATCCGCATCGCCTGGACCAACCGCGTCCCCAAGGACTCCGCGTTTCCCGTCACCGCCGTCGAGGTGCCGCGCGGCGACCCGCGGAAGGACCCCTCGCCGGGCACGCTGCCCGGCCGCGCGGGCGTCGAGCCGAACAAGGACGTGGCGGCACTGCCCGCCTGGGCCGTGACCCATCTGCACGGCGCGCAGACGGGCGGCGGCAACGACGGTTGGGCGGACAACGCCGTGGGGTACGGCGACGCACAGCTCTCCGAGTACCCGAACGACCACCAGGCGGTCCAGTGGTGGTACCACGACCACGCCATGAACATCACCCGGTGGAACGTCCAGGCGGGCCTGTACGGCACCTACCTCGTCCGGGACGACGAGGAGGACGCGCTCCAACTGCCGTGCGGCGACCGGGAGATCCCCCTCCTGCTCGCCGACAGGAACCTGGACACGGACGCCGACGGTCGGCTGAACGGTCGCCTGC contains:
- the cyc2 gene encoding germacradienol/geosmin synthase Cyc2: MTQPFALPHFYLPHPARLNPHLEEARAHSTRWARGMGMLEGSGVWEQSDLEAHDYGLLCAYTHPDCDGPALSLITDWYVWVFFFDDHFLDMFKRTQDRAAGKAHLDRLPLFMPMDLATPMPEPGNPVEAGLADLWTRTVPAMSVDWRRRFARSTEHLLNESLWELSNINEGRIANPVEYIEMRRKVGGAPWSAGLIEYATAEVPVAVAGSRPLRVLMETFSDSVHLRNDLFSYQREVQDEGELSNGVLVLETFFDCTTQEAADTVNDVLTSRLHQFEHTAFTEVPAIALEKGLSAPEVAAVAAYTRGLQDWQSGGHEWHLRSSRYMNEGALDTAGPGGPTGIGTSAADVGALLAAAGAERLRSFTHVPYERVGPSRVPDIPMPFEVTLNPGLAGARRRITAWAHATGILAEGVWDEDKLDAYDLPLCAAGIDPDATEEALDLSSQWLVWGTYADDYYPLVFGHGRAFAAAKACTERLSACMPLEGVPTTAPANALERGLVDLWRRTTEGMPPGRRRPLRDSVEVMLESWLWELSNQLQNRIPDPVDYLEMRRATFGSDLTMRLCHMEHGPAVPEEIYRSGPVRSLENAAADYAMLMNDIFSYQKEIEYEGEIHNGILVVRNFFGCDYPTALRVVHDLMTQRMRQFEHVVAHELPVLYADFELTDEAKGALNGHVAHLRNWMAGILKWHQDCRRYGARDLARRAHGFVPGRVPRVPSIAGLR